Below is a window of Rhodamnia argentea isolate NSW1041297 chromosome 11, ASM2092103v1, whole genome shotgun sequence DNA.
GCATAAACATATGTTCTTGTAATCCGACATGTCAGGCACTATTTCCTTTGCAAACATTTTTACAGCATCATGATCATCATCGTCTTTTGCCTTGGGGTGAACGTTTTTTGAACCAAGTCCAAGATGCCCATgcttcccttttatttttcagcTTGAGCTTTGTTGGGTGCTCTCTCGTTTTCTGGTTCTGGTCAATAATTGACGGATGTGAAGCGAACCGAAAGTCAATTACAATTACGTGCTGAAATTATGGACAGTTATGGCGATCACTACGTATGTTGGGTGGTGGGCCGATGGTGTCAGACCGTGGGGTCGACAAAACGACCCCGTCGCGATGGGAACATCGCCGTTCATTATCATCAATCATTCAGAAAGTCGCCCATGATGTTCCTGGAAGGGTGGTCGTCTACGTGGGTATCGTAATCATTCGTTTGCGTTTGTTCTCCGCATAAATTGTCTTGGGTACGCTACACTTCTTAGgcacaattaattaaaagacCAATTGCAATTGTGGGAAATGGCAAAACTAACCCTCCGAGACTTGGCTGAATTTAAATAAGAGCAAATGCAATGTTGTTAGAACGAGGAAAGAAAGACTTCTGATGGGGGTACGACAATTACTGACCACTTGGGTTATAAAATAGGGTGATGAAATTGATGGTCGGAAAGTTTTTTGATCGTGGGGGCGTGCAAACTTAGAATTAAGGTTGCAACCTTATTAAATAAGAGAGACAgtgggggtggtggtggagTGTTTTAGAGGTGGTGATGGAGTTGCTCAAGTCAAGTGGCAAGCGTACGGTGGTAGCGGGTGGCGGTGGAAAACATTGAGAAAATGATtggaaaatttatttaaaaagtcctaaatttatcctgattgtattaattcagtcttggacctttttacattttgccaatttagttcatccgtcAATTTTGGCTCGAAATCGTCTGACGTGTACACCGATCGTGCCACGTCGACAACCGATCTTGATATGAACAAATTTTAAtgttttatgactgaattggcaaaagaaaagtgcaagactgaattgacacaattacaacaagcttatgacttttttgataaattttcagaAAACGAGCCGCTAAAAATCACGAACTTTTCGTATTTGATTGTTTAACAAGTTTGGCGACGAACTTTTAATATTGTTTACGTTCTTAAATCCAAGTAGCGAACTGAAATGCccaattgaattaataaaaaaagttggaaGTGATTTAGACCATTGGACGGCTGTATTCTTCACTGAAACTATTGCAAGACAGAGCACGTGATTCGTAAGTACTAAAGTATTTTCTATCACGAATAGTTGCATGTTCCCATGATTAAAATTTATGGTCCTTTTTCCAAGgcctttccttttttgcttaTCTACATCTGTCAGAATCTTCTATTAAAAAGATCACGAGGAAAAAGGAATCACAATTCCCCGCAAAACTGTACGGGGATTCCCGTTGGGTCGAACACAAAACCCATATCCAAATCGGACCCGGCCCGCTATCACAGTCTCATCAAAACAGCATCGAGCACTCGGCTATGACAAATGCCTAAACTTGAACCCTAACTCTAGTCTAATGTCGTAAATCTACAAAACATCCACATTTTCTCAGCGAACAAAATACGAAGTAACTCTCTAgcagataatgaaaataatgtccAAGCAAGTATTCAATTCAGAATGAACAAGTCGGCAGACAGgatgatttcttttttagaagGTTATGTTGTATTTTGAACTCAGAGTGAGCTTTTTCGATGTCTTCATGTCAAGTAGAACTAGCATTACCAATGATAAGTCCTGGACTAACAAAATCGGTCATAACTTTATGGTCAACCTCGATGATGATCTTGTGAAAGCccaatttattttgcaaagTCGAGTCCCGACCACAATGTCCAAAGTTGTGCTTGTGTCGACGAACATATCCCTGTAAATGTGCCAGAACCTCTAAGCTAGTCACCCCTTTGTTTCTGAATAAACCCCCTCCTTTGAAGGTGGAGGATCCCATCGGAAAAGCGAGTGTTCCAATTAATGTCGAGTTATTTGATTTCTTCCGTGTATGACCGAATTCTTGTACTGGACTCGGAGGGAAAACAACTTGTTTTCCATCTCCAGAAAAGTCACACACACTCCAAAAAATATGCCCCAATCATGAAGAATTCGACCTCCCTTTACCAACGAGATTTGACATCTCAAGCAATGCGGATTACCTCCCAAATTGCGAGACGTCTTCAATTCATTAGTCAACCGTGGCTTGTGGGTGGCTAGCTAGAGGAAAGTTCTATTCCGTTGAGATCCCTTTCACTTCCAAACAATGGATCATAATACCATTGAATTCTTGATTGTTTGCCACATTGATCACCTTGTGTGCTGACTTATCAAAGACATGTGCGTTTTCTCTACATTCTCACAAAAAAGTATCTTCCCCATTATGGAATAAAGGAGGTTTGACGGCCCCGAATGCGAAAAATAATATCAAGAATTCTTGTAGATACTCGacgaaaatattaaatttgaaaaagaaaatgtaagagattatacttttttaaattatttattcgATAATAGTCCTCGAAATACTTTTTAATAGCATCTATATTTTTTGGAAGCGCCATGAAATGTGTGACGAGTCGATGCACTTCTATCAGTTCTATGCAAGTATTTTCCCTCGGCGAGTCAAATCCAACTGTCCTGCAGTCAACGATTCACGTTTAACCCATAGACTCGACCGCATCTGATTACTAATCCCAAATCTAGGGCTAACAGCGAGGGCGCCGTTCTCTCCAACACCCACACAGTCGCTTCTTCTCGATTTCGACCGACCGCCATCCTCGTCCGGTGAGCGTCGTCATCGCACAAATGGCTCCGCCTCCTGGACCTTATTCCGGCACCAGCACCCTCGCTcttgtaagtctctctctctctctgtgaatcGCGCGACGACGGCTCGTGATGCGAAGTTTCTAGATCTCGATGAGTTTTCCATTCTTTTAGCTCGATAGGAGGCATGATTGATGAAGCGTTAGTTTGAATCTGTGTTTTTGGGTGGATTTGGATGGCGACAGGTCGCCCGTGTTTCGGCTTTCACTTTCGGAGTCGTGTACGGAAACATGAAGCTCAAGTATCTGAAGGTACTGTGATCCTGTCTGATTATTGAAGGCCGCGTTTTATGTAACGAAGCGCCTTTACAATTGCGAATCTGTGGTGGTCTGATGAAGTTTCCCTAAGTTTTTTGGGATATTGGCTCTTGTTTTGTGTCATTGCTCTTTGCGTGCGGAGGGCGGGCAAATGAGCGCGTAACAATCGCccgaaagaaattaaattaggTGATTTTGGCTATTGGGATGACGTGATTGTGTTCAATTGCGCAAGATTTTCCAACTTGCTTGTGCAGTCGCCTAGCTTTGACTCTGAATTGCTACTTAGTACTTACGAACGCTATCATCGAGTTAATGTGCTTGAGCATATCTGTTTGTTGAATCTGCGGAGAGTTTTGTGGCATACGGAAGCTGATTCCAGGTGACGAGAAACTGGTTACCGTTTTTCAGTGTAGGGATATCTTACATGCTTTCAGCTTCCGCCTATTTCTTTCGGTATAGATGAAACGAGGAAGATAGGATTCTCTTGTCGCAAATGCAACTTTTCATGACGAATCCATTTTCGCCTCTTGGAAGGATAGAAGGATTTCAGGTTTTAGTTTACAACTTGAAGTATTTATGGCAAAGTTATGTGGGCAAATTGATATGAACTTCTCTGGTGTGAGGAGGTCCACGCGATTATTGCGATGCACACATTACTTAACCTTAATCATCA
It encodes the following:
- the LOC115735698 gene encoding uncharacterized protein LOC115735698: MAPPPGPYSGTSTLALVARVSAFTFGVVYGNMKLKYLKAKAKSQRKAEAKAHH